One window of the Buchnera aphidicola (Meitanaphis elongallis) genome contains the following:
- a CDS encoding leucyl aminopeptidase produces MKYNIEHNSLNKKNSDCLVFGFFEDHNICRSIKRLDKFSNGYISNLIKTKEIEGKIGQSLLLYDVSNISSKRIVLIGCGKKCSFNIDTYKKVFKTSLNIIQELPISQINYFFSELDIKELNIYWKIRFAIETIQNQLYNFDKFKTIKSRLFTLLNSIIFHVPLYDDILYGRTAIKHGLAISKGIKCAKDLSNTPPNICNPSYLSLRAQQLSLKHPDVMCTSIIDSNKMKSLGMNAYLSVGRGSKNKALMSIIEYKGHKDHDFKNIVFIGKGVTFDSGGISIKPSTCMDEMKYDMSGAAVVLGLMVFISELKLPLNIVGILAGCENMLSERSFRPGDILTTMSGTTVEVLNTDAEGRLVICDVLTYIKVFKPDIVIDIATLTGACVVALGNDVTGLMSNNATLAKDIENAGYQTDDKVWQLPLFKEYYNSLKSNVADINNTGGRNAGAITAACFLSKFAKEYKWAHLDIAGTAWISGKKKQSTGRPISLLSQFLLNKLKNSL; encoded by the coding sequence ATGAAATACAATATAGAACATAATAGTTTAAATAAAAAGAATTCTGATTGTTTAGTTTTTGGATTTTTCGAAGATCATAACATTTGCAGATCAATTAAACGTTTGGATAAATTTTCTAATGGTTATATTAGTAATTTGATTAAAACCAAGGAAATAGAAGGGAAAATTGGTCAATCTTTATTATTGTATGATGTTTCTAATATCTCTTCAAAAAGAATCGTATTAATTGGATGTGGCAAAAAATGTTCTTTTAATATAGACACTTATAAAAAGGTTTTCAAAACGAGTTTAAATATTATTCAAGAATTACCAATTTCTCAAATTAATTATTTTTTTTCTGAACTTGATATTAAAGAACTAAACATATATTGGAAAATTAGATTTGCCATTGAAACTATTCAAAATCAATTATATAATTTTGATAAATTTAAAACTATAAAATCAAGATTGTTTACTTTACTAAATAGTATTATTTTTCACGTACCATTGTATGATGACATATTATATGGTAGAACTGCTATTAAACATGGATTAGCGATTTCTAAAGGAATAAAATGTGCTAAAGATCTTTCAAATACTCCTCCTAATATTTGTAATCCTTCTTATTTATCTCTTAGAGCTCAGCAGTTATCTTTAAAACATCCCGATGTTATGTGTACAAGTATAATTGATTCCAACAAGATGAAAAGTTTAGGAATGAACGCATATTTGTCTGTTGGAAGAGGATCCAAAAATAAAGCACTTATGTCTATAATTGAATATAAAGGACATAAAGATCATGATTTTAAAAATATTGTATTTATAGGGAAAGGTGTTACTTTCGATTCTGGTGGTATTTCTATTAAGCCATCTACATGTATGGATGAAATGAAATATGATATGTCTGGTGCGGCGGTAGTTCTTGGATTAATGGTTTTTATTTCCGAATTAAAATTGCCTTTAAATATTGTAGGAATATTAGCAGGATGTGAAAATATGCTTAGTGAAAGATCTTTTCGTCCTGGTGATATATTAACAACTATGTCTGGGACAACAGTAGAAGTGTTAAATACAGACGCCGAAGGTAGGTTAGTAATTTGTGATGTATTAACTTATATTAAAGTATTTAAACCTGATATAGTAATTGACATAGCTACTTTAACAGGAGCTTGTGTAGTTGCATTAGGCAATGATGTAACTGGTTTAATGTCTAATAATGCTACGCTAGCAAAAGATATAGAAAATGCTGGTTATCAAACTGATGATAAGGTATGGCAATTACCTTTATTTAAAGAATATTATAATAGTTTGAAATCAAATGTAGCTGATATTAACAATACTGGAGGAAGGAATGCTGGCGCTATTACAGCTGCTTGTTTCTTATCTAAATTTGCTAAAGAATATAAATGGGCTCATTTAGATATTGCTGGTACTGCATGGATTTCTGGCAAAAAAAAACAATCTACGGGTCGTCCTATATCATTACTTTCTCAATTCCTTTTAAATAAATTAAAAAATTCACTATAA
- a CDS encoding valine--tRNA ligase, whose translation MKKFFNPTEIEKSLYEFWEKNGYFRPSLDGSQSNYCIILPPPNITGNLHIGHAFQYTIMDILIRYHRMQGKNTFWQVGTDHAGIATQIVLEKKIFSEENKTVQEYGKKNFIKRAWKWKEESIKTITSQMRQLGISVDWTNEKFTLDSEISMAVKKAFIILYNQKLIYKRKKIVNWDPILKTVVSDLEVKNRTFVGKMWYIKYTLICDNTSSINDKHSKHLIVATTKPETLFGDTAVAVHPKDIRYKQLIGKKVLVPLINRIVPIIGDNFVQMDKGTGCVKVTPAHDFNDFEVGLRHNLPMINIFTLDGNISHIAQEYNVDGQPSFVYNEKIPSRFHNINKLLARKKIIDELVILKKLDKVLIQDVTVLYGDRNNSIIEPLLTDQWYLNVSFLAKKALQAVKNGDIKFVPKKYENIYFSWMNNIKDWCISRQLWWGHQVPVWYDEKRNIYVGHNEKDVRKTYKLPNNTKLIQDNDVLDTWFSSSLWIFSSLGWPNDANFLKMFYPTNVIISGFDIIFFWIARMIMLSMHLIKNDDDQLRVPFKTVYVTGLICDEHGKKMSKSQGNVIDPLDMINGITLEELIQKRTKNMLQSGLKSKIYKQTINAFPNGIIASGTDALRFTCAILASPTRYIHWNVNRLQGYRNFCNKLWNASRFVLLNISDEVIENNEKKVLSIADQWILLQFNITVKKYRCALDTYRFDIASNILYEFVWNKFCDFYIELVKPFILSCSYLESIGTKYTLLHILESILRLAHPIIPFITEEIWQKLQVFLRIKNVSTIMLCLFPKYDINLKNDIVMEDMKWIRSIKLIVCQHRVKMKLSYKMLISIYFRNIDLKTYELIKKYKEYLKKILYLKDICVLSNKQENKFSFLSYAIIGVELLIPILGCMSKEIELKRIKNEILKIELEINKLNLKLLNKNFVTHAPLEIVKNVKERLHQYQVTQEQLLLKKEELL comes from the coding sequence ATGAAAAAATTTTTTAATCCCACTGAAATTGAAAAAAGTTTATATGAGTTTTGGGAGAAAAATGGATATTTTCGACCTAGTTTAGATGGTAGTCAATCTAATTACTGTATTATACTTCCACCACCAAACATCACTGGGAATCTACACATAGGGCATGCATTTCAATATACAATTATGGATATTTTGATACGATATCATCGTATGCAAGGAAAAAATACTTTTTGGCAAGTAGGAACTGATCATGCTGGTATTGCTACTCAAATTGTTCTTGAAAAAAAGATATTTTCGGAAGAAAATAAAACTGTTCAAGAATATGGAAAGAAAAATTTTATAAAAAGAGCATGGAAGTGGAAAGAAGAATCTATAAAAACAATTACTAGTCAAATGCGTCAATTAGGTATTTCTGTAGATTGGACAAATGAAAAGTTTACTTTAGATTCAGAAATATCTATGGCAGTAAAAAAAGCATTTATAATTTTATATAATCAAAAATTAATATACAAAAGAAAAAAAATAGTTAATTGGGATCCCATATTAAAGACGGTAGTTTCTGATTTAGAAGTAAAAAATCGTACTTTTGTAGGAAAAATGTGGTATATAAAATATACTTTAATATGTGATAATACTAGTTCTATAAACGATAAACATAGCAAGCATTTAATTGTTGCTACTACTAAACCTGAAACGTTGTTTGGAGATACAGCAGTAGCAGTACATCCAAAAGATATAAGGTATAAACAATTAATAGGAAAAAAAGTGTTAGTTCCACTAATTAATAGAATTGTTCCTATTATTGGAGATAATTTTGTTCAAATGGATAAAGGTACTGGTTGCGTCAAAGTTACTCCTGCTCATGACTTTAATGATTTTGAAGTAGGATTACGTCATAATTTGCCAATGATTAATATTTTTACTCTTGACGGAAACATTTCTCATATTGCACAAGAATATAATGTAGATGGTCAACCTTCTTTTGTCTATAATGAAAAGATTCCTTCTAGATTTCATAATATAAATAAATTATTAGCAAGAAAAAAAATTATTGATGAATTAGTTATACTAAAAAAGTTAGATAAAGTTTTAATACAAGATGTAACAGTTCTATATGGAGATAGAAATAATTCTATTATTGAACCATTGTTAACTGATCAATGGTATTTAAACGTTTCTTTTTTAGCAAAAAAAGCATTACAAGCTGTAAAAAATGGAGATATTAAATTTGTACCTAAAAAATATGAAAATATTTATTTCTCTTGGATGAACAATATAAAAGATTGGTGTATTTCAAGACAACTATGGTGGGGGCATCAAGTTCCTGTTTGGTATGATGAAAAAAGAAATATATATGTTGGACATAATGAAAAAGATGTGAGAAAAACATATAAGTTACCTAATAATACAAAATTAATACAAGACAATGATGTATTAGATACATGGTTTTCTTCTAGTTTATGGATATTTTCGTCTTTAGGATGGCCTAATGATGCTAATTTTTTAAAAATGTTTTATCCTACTAATGTAATTATAAGCGGTTTTGATATAATCTTTTTTTGGATTGCTCGTATGATAATGCTGAGCATGCATCTTATTAAAAATGATGATGATCAACTGCGAGTACCTTTTAAAACAGTTTATGTTACTGGTCTAATTTGTGATGAACACGGAAAAAAAATGTCAAAATCACAAGGTAATGTAATTGATCCATTAGATATGATTAACGGAATTACATTAGAAGAACTAATTCAAAAAAGAACGAAAAATATGTTGCAATCTGGATTGAAAAGTAAGATTTACAAGCAGACTATAAACGCGTTTCCTAATGGAATTATTGCGTCAGGCACTGACGCATTAAGATTTACATGTGCAATATTAGCTAGTCCAACAAGATATATTCACTGGAATGTCAATCGACTTCAGGGATATCGTAATTTTTGTAATAAGTTGTGGAATGCTAGTCGATTTGTGTTATTAAATATTAGTGATGAAGTGATAGAAAATAATGAAAAAAAGGTACTATCAATAGCTGATCAATGGATATTGTTACAATTTAATATTACAGTAAAAAAATATAGATGTGCCTTAGATACGTATCGATTTGATATAGCTTCAAACATATTATATGAATTTGTTTGGAATAAATTTTGTGATTTTTATATAGAATTAGTAAAACCTTTTATTTTATCTTGTTCATATTTAGAATCAATTGGAACTAAATATACTTTATTGCACATCTTAGAATCCATATTGCGTTTAGCACATCCAATTATTCCATTTATAACTGAAGAAATTTGGCAAAAACTTCAAGTTTTTTTAAGAATTAAAAATGTTAGTACAATTATGTTATGTTTGTTCCCGAAATATGATATAAATTTAAAAAATGATATTGTTATGGAAGATATGAAATGGATTAGATCTATTAAGTTAATTGTGTGTCAACATCGTGTTAAAATGAAGTTATCTTACAAGATGTTAATATCTATATATTTTCGTAATATTGATTTAAAAACATATGAACTAATAAAAAAATATAAAGAGTATCTTAAGAAGATTTTATATTTAAAAGACATATGTGTATTATCTAATAAGCAGGAAAATAAATTTTCTTTTTTATCATATGCAATTATTGGAGTAGAATTATTAATTCCTATATTAGGATGTATGTCAAAGGAAATAGAGCTTAAAAGAATAAAAAATGAAATACTAAAAATTGAATTAGAAATAAATAAGTTAAATTTGAAATTACTAAACAAAAATTTCGTAACGCACGCTCCATTAGAAATAGTTAAAAACGTAAAAGAACGTTTACATCAGTACCAAGTAACACAAGAACAATTACTTTTGAAAAAAGAAGAACTATTATGA
- the argF gene encoding ornithine carbamoyltransferase: protein MNTLYNKSCLKLSDFRNDDIKYIIKVAKFLKNSKKNDKEIRYLKNKKIVLIFEQESTRTRCAFEVAAFDQGANVTYLGPGNTHLGYKESIQDTARVLSRMYNGIQYRGHNHKTIEILGKYANVPIWNGLTKKFHPTQILADLLTMKETLSSKSLSNISCAYVGDTKNNISATLLEAAAILGFNLRLVAPIQFWPKSEFFMKCKTQAKQNNGDIICTENIKEGVKNVDFIYTDVWMSMGYPQKEWNSRIKLLKKYQVNSNMLSLTHNRNIQVLHCLPSFHDNNTIVGNKIIQQNNLENGIEITNEIFELYSNIIFEQSENRLHIIKALMVTSLIKNFSF from the coding sequence ATGAATACATTATATAATAAAAGTTGTCTTAAATTATCAGATTTTAGAAATGATGATATTAAATATATTATTAAAGTAGCTAAATTTTTGAAAAACTCAAAAAAAAATGATAAAGAGATACGTTATTTGAAAAATAAAAAAATTGTATTAATATTTGAGCAAGAATCAACTAGAACTAGATGTGCATTTGAAGTTGCAGCATTTGATCAAGGAGCCAACGTTACATATTTAGGACCAGGAAATACTCATTTAGGATATAAAGAATCTATACAAGATACTGCGAGAGTATTAAGTCGTATGTATAATGGCATTCAATATCGTGGACATAATCATAAAACAATAGAAATACTAGGAAAATACGCTAATGTACCAATATGGAACGGGTTGACAAAAAAATTTCATCCTACACAAATATTGGCAGATCTGTTAACTATGAAAGAAACATTATCGTCTAAATCATTATCTAATATTAGTTGTGCTTATGTTGGCGATACAAAAAATAACATAAGTGCTACATTATTAGAAGCTGCAGCTATCTTAGGTTTTAATCTACGTTTAGTTGCACCTATCCAATTTTGGCCAAAATCAGAGTTCTTTATGAAATGTAAAACACAAGCTAAACAAAATAATGGAGATATAATTTGTACAGAAAACATTAAAGAAGGTGTAAAAAACGTAGATTTTATCTATACCGATGTTTGGATGTCTATGGGTTATCCACAAAAAGAATGGAATAGTAGAATTAAATTACTAAAAAAATATCAAGTAAATTCTAATATGTTGAGTCTTACACACAATAGAAATATACAAGTATTACATTGCTTACCTTCTTTTCACGACAATAATACAATTGTAGGTAACAAAATAATTCAACAAAATAATTTAGAAAATGGAATAGAAATTACAAATGAAATATTTGAACTATATTCAAACATAATTTTTGAACAATCTGAAAATAGATTACATATTATTAAAGCACTCATGGTTACTAGTCTCATCAAAAATTTTTCTTTTTAA
- a CDS encoding rhodanese-related sulfurtransferase codes for MIMLHNLMINKELKDRMLADNTPRITVSFYKYFVINDIQKFRNDWYSYFKNLNVFGRIYVAKEGINAQISIPNNVYSDVKKFIYTYSNVLKKIHVNRSLDTRKSFWMLCIKIKETILADHLCEKSYNLNYTGKYLNAIQVNKMINKKDVTFLDIRNHYEYKIGRFKNAINVPVNTFRIQLQEIISFLKDKKNKKIVIYCTGGIRCEKASSWMIYNGFKYIYQVKGGIIGYVNNAKRHHLPIQFLGKNFVFDARMSEIVSNDILSTCSQCNCACDTYKNCYNHSCHKLFIQCIKCSKKFKDCCSQNCISIRYFK; via the coding sequence ATGATTATGCTACATAATTTAATGATTAATAAGGAACTAAAGGATAGAATGTTAGCAGATAATACCCCCCGCATTACAGTTTCTTTTTACAAATATTTTGTTATTAATGATATTCAAAAATTTAGAAATGATTGGTACTCATATTTTAAAAATTTAAATGTATTTGGAAGAATATATGTAGCTAAAGAAGGTATCAATGCACAAATCAGTATTCCAAATAATGTGTATAGTGATGTCAAAAAGTTTATTTATACTTATTCTAATGTTTTAAAAAAGATACATGTTAATCGATCGTTGGATACTAGAAAATCTTTCTGGATGTTATGTATAAAAATTAAAGAAACAATTCTAGCTGATCATTTATGTGAAAAATCTTATAATTTAAATTATACTGGAAAATATTTAAATGCTATTCAAGTTAATAAAATGATAAATAAAAAGGACGTAACATTTTTAGATATAAGAAATCATTATGAATATAAAATTGGTCGTTTTAAAAATGCGATAAATGTTCCAGTTAATACTTTCAGAATACAATTACAAGAAATTATTAGTTTCCTAAAAGATAAAAAAAATAAGAAAATAGTAATTTATTGTACTGGAGGTATTCGATGTGAAAAAGCATCATCTTGGATGATATACAATGGATTTAAATATATATATCAAGTAAAAGGAGGAATTATTGGATATGTAAATAATGCTAAGAGACATCATTTACCCATTCAATTTCTAGGAAAGAACTTTGTTTTTGACGCACGAATGAGTGAAATAGTATCGAATGATATTTTATCAACATGTTCTCAATGTAATTGCGCTTGTGATACTTATAAAAATTGTTATAATCATTCCTGTCATAAATTGTTTATTCAATGTATTAAATGCTCTAAAAAGTTTAAAGATTGTTGTTCTCAGAATTGTATATCCATACGTTATTTTAAATAA
- a CDS encoding Rid family detoxifying hydrolase encodes MKVIINTSKMPNPIGPYTTAIKIDNLIFISGQISSSVDINDRNNDIVIQTKEILNNIKHILEQANSNVEDIIKTTLFITSLKYLDTINNIYKTFFLKYSNCFPTRSCVEVSKLPKNALIEIETIAYKKI; translated from the coding sequence ATGAAAGTTATAATTAATACAAGTAAAATGCCAAATCCTATTGGTCCATATACTACAGCAATAAAAATAGACAACTTGATTTTCATATCTGGACAGATTTCTAGTTCTGTAGACATTAATGATAGAAACAATGATATTGTTATTCAAACTAAAGAAATATTAAATAATATTAAACATATTTTAGAACAAGCTAACTCAAATGTTGAGGATATTATCAAAACTACTTTATTTATAACTAGCTTGAAATACTTAGATACTATAAACAACATATATAAAACATTTTTTTTAAAATATTCTAATTGTTTTCCAACTAGATCTTGTGTCGAAGTATCCAAATTACCTAAAAATGCTTTAATAGAAATTGAAACTATTGCTTACAAAAAAATATAA
- the pyrI gene encoding aspartate carbamoyltransferase regulatory subunit gives MNQINKLKVEAINCGSVIDHIPAHIGFKLLTLFRFTETEQRITIGLNLPSKKLIKKDLIKIENTFLTDNQINQLSIYAPCATVNHINDYKLVGKIFPAVPRRIDKILICPNSNCVSNDVEISSSFTFKKNNNIYLVCKYCEKEFQKNIILINQCQ, from the coding sequence ATGAACCAAATTAACAAGCTGAAGGTAGAAGCAATTAATTGTGGAAGTGTTATTGATCATATTCCAGCTCATATTGGATTTAAACTACTTACATTATTTAGGTTTACAGAGACAGAACAACGGATTACTATAGGATTAAATCTACCTTCAAAAAAATTAATAAAAAAAGATCTTATAAAAATAGAAAATACATTCTTGACAGATAATCAAATAAATCAATTATCTATTTATGCTCCATGCGCTACAGTAAACCATATTAATGATTATAAATTAGTAGGAAAGATTTTTCCCGCTGTACCTCGACGTATAGATAAAATACTAATATGTCCAAATAGCAATTGTGTTAGTAACGACGTAGAAATTTCTTCTAGCTTTACTTTCAAAAAAAATAATAATATTTATTTAGTATGTAAATATTGCGAAAAGGAATTTCAAAAAAATATAATCTTAATAAATCAATGTCAATAA
- a CDS encoding DEAD/DEAH box helicase, whose amino-acid sequence MTHTYKITFSRLGLNSLITSALNDMGYIDPSPIQVACIPHLLEGRDVLGMAQTGSGKTAAFALPLLNNVKSNLKAPQILVLTPTRELAIQVAKAFSHFSKNLVGINVLALYGGQRYDVQLKILRQGPQIVVGTPGRLLDHLKRGTLNLSNLYSLVLDEADEMLRMGFIEDVETIMTQIPVKHQTALFSATMPDVIRRISKRFMKNPKEIKIQSNTITRPNIKQSFWMVYGKKTDALVRFLESEDFSATIIFVRTKNATLEVSEALERNGYNSAALNGDMNQSLREQTLEKLKDGRLDILIATDVAARGLDVDRISLVINYDIPMDAESYVHRIGRTGRAGRKGKALLFVENRERRLLRNIERIMKLTMIEVELPKTELLSQKRLEKFSKKVQLQLESQDLDQYRSLLPKLQPLGKLDIELLAAALLKMAQGERLLIIKPEVVRAIRHTNTRYVHQRDSNNFRFRRDSQENNNMDLYRIEVGRNDGVEVRHIVGAIANEGDISSKNIGNIRLFSTYSTIELPKGLFKNLSRLFVNTKILNKLINIKLLYNIPFKNGYRLKNQKKNYNNARSDFKQVIDRRNITKNTHKVEKNLSFYSRKNT is encoded by the coding sequence ATGACCCATACTTATAAAATAACGTTTTCTAGATTAGGTTTAAATTCATTGATCACAAGTGCATTAAATGATATGGGATATATAGATCCATCACCTATTCAAGTTGCATGTATTCCTCATCTTTTAGAAGGTAGAGACGTATTAGGCATGGCGCAAACGGGAAGTGGAAAAACTGCTGCTTTTGCACTGCCTTTGTTAAACAATGTTAAATCTAATTTAAAAGCGCCTCAAATTTTAGTTTTAACACCTACTCGTGAGTTAGCAATTCAAGTTGCTAAAGCTTTTTCTCATTTTTCAAAAAATTTAGTTGGAATAAATGTATTAGCTCTATATGGAGGGCAAAGATATGACGTACAATTAAAAATTTTACGTCAAGGACCTCAAATTGTTGTTGGTACTCCAGGGCGTTTACTGGATCATTTAAAGAGAGGAACACTTAATTTATCTAATTTATATAGTTTGGTATTAGATGAAGCTGATGAAATGTTGAGAATGGGATTTATAGAAGATGTAGAGACTATCATGACTCAAATTCCTGTGAAACATCAAACAGCTTTGTTTTCTGCTACTATGCCAGATGTTATTCGAAGAATTTCTAAAAGGTTTATGAAAAATCCAAAAGAGATTAAGATTCAGTCTAATACTATTACACGTCCTAACATTAAACAAAGTTTTTGGATGGTTTACGGTAAAAAAACTGATGCATTAGTCCGTTTTTTAGAGTCAGAAGATTTTTCTGCAACAATTATATTTGTTCGTACTAAAAACGCAACATTAGAAGTGTCTGAAGCTTTAGAACGTAATGGATATAATAGTGCTGCATTAAATGGAGATATGAACCAATCTCTTAGAGAACAAACATTAGAAAAATTAAAGGATGGAAGATTAGATATATTGATAGCCACAGATGTTGCAGCTCGAGGATTAGATGTTGATCGCATTAGTTTAGTAATTAATTATGATATTCCTATGGATGCAGAATCTTATGTTCATCGTATTGGTCGTACAGGTCGTGCAGGAAGAAAAGGAAAAGCATTGTTATTTGTTGAAAATAGAGAACGACGCTTATTGAGAAACATTGAGCGTATAATGAAATTAACTATGATAGAAGTAGAATTACCTAAAACTGAATTATTGAGTCAGAAACGATTAGAAAAATTTTCTAAAAAAGTTCAATTACAGTTAGAAAGTCAAGATTTAGATCAATATCGTAGTTTATTACCTAAATTGCAACCTTTAGGTAAACTAGATATAGAATTATTGGCAGCAGCATTGTTAAAAATGGCACAGGGAGAACGTTTACTTATTATAAAACCTGAAGTGGTGCGTGCTATTCGGCATACAAACACAAGATATGTTCATCAACGCGATAGTAATAATTTTCGATTTCGTCGCGATAGTCAAGAAAATAATAACATGGATTTATATCGTATTGAAGTAGGACGTAACGATGGAGTAGAAGTACGTCATATAGTTGGAGCTATTGCTAACGAAGGAGACATTAGTAGTAAAAACATTGGGAACATTAGATTATTCTCTACATATTCTACAATTGAATTACCGAAAGGATTATTTAAAAATTTATCTAGGTTATTTGTTAATACCAAAATACTTAATAAATTAATTAATATAAAACTATTATATAATATACCATTTAAAAATGGTTATCGATTGAAGAACCAGAAAAAAAATTATAATAACGCACGTTCAGACTTTAAACAAGTTATTGATCGAAGAAATATCACTAAAAATACTCATAAAGTAGAAAAAAATTTATCTTTTTATAGTCGTAAAAACACTTAA